One segment of Anaerolineales bacterium DNA contains the following:
- a CDS encoding YbaB/EbfC family nucleoid-associated protein — protein sequence MGMMQQLQKLQEQLAQAQEQLALETVNYSAGGGAIKVTMTGDQKCQAVEIDPELLKDADVEMLQDLVLTAVNGALDASRALASERLGPLTGGLPF from the coding sequence ATGGGCATGATGCAGCAGCTACAAAAGCTGCAGGAGCAGCTCGCCCAGGCTCAGGAACAGCTGGCTCTTGAGACGGTCAATTACTCTGCCGGAGGTGGTGCGATTAAGGTAACCATGACCGGTGATCAGAAATGCCAGGCAGTGGAGATTGACCCGGAGCTGCTCAAGGATGCCGATGTGGAGATGCTGCAAGATCTTGTGCTGACCGCCGTCAACGGGGCGCTGGACGCCTCGCGGGCTCTGGCTTCAGAGCGCTTAGGCCCCCTGAC
- a CDS encoding DNA polymerase III subunit gamma/tau (catalyzes the DNA-template-directed extension of the 3'-end of a DNA strand; the tau chain serves as a scaffold to help in the dimerizaton of the alpha,epsilon and theta core complex; the gamma chain seems to interact with the delta and delta' subunits to transfer the beta subunit on the DNA), giving the protein MSQSLYRKWRPLHWDQVIGQEHVVQTLHNAVTAQRVAHAYLFAGPRGTGKTTTARILAKAVNCLDKDLAKRPCNQCEHCQAVNQGRFLDLIEIDAASNTSVDDVRDLRDRINFSPNQGHYKVYIIDEVHMLSTAAFNALLKTLEEPPPHAIFILATTEVHKIPATVLSRCQRHEFRRIPVKEIVENLSRLAEEEKISAEPEALSLVARQATGSMRDAISLLDQLSSAGDNITLQLAQDVLGTATSQAVLEVIEAMLKRQSAQGLEAIHRSLDAGSDPRQFARQIVEYLRGLLLVALGNATQVDATTEVRSQMARHAQALTVSELLRVIQAFNQAATETRGSWQPALPLEIAFIEAISTGGETSENKPAQTTPSPPTSTLGPPASKPGSLPNGMPGGSPIGKPTGLPGAPKETRSDALAVSEIDPEDAITSQRLDQSWNLVLAQLKRQNPSLNALVNSVKTRSLKGNSLTLGMSGDVLKMRLEDPANIDLLEKVLKQVMGSDIYVKVILTSATRSTPPTEVDSDGMVASALRDLGGEIVDIQ; this is encoded by the coding sequence ATGTCGCAATCCCTTTACCGAAAATGGCGCCCGTTGCACTGGGACCAGGTTATCGGCCAGGAACATGTGGTGCAAACCCTGCACAACGCCGTCACTGCCCAGCGCGTGGCGCATGCCTACCTGTTTGCCGGGCCGCGTGGCACCGGTAAGACGACCACTGCACGCATCCTGGCCAAGGCAGTCAACTGCCTTGACAAAGACCTTGCGAAACGTCCGTGCAATCAGTGCGAGCACTGCCAGGCTGTCAACCAGGGGCGCTTCCTTGACCTGATCGAGATCGACGCGGCATCCAATACCAGCGTGGATGACGTGCGCGACCTGCGCGATCGCATCAATTTTTCTCCCAATCAGGGCCACTACAAGGTCTATATCATCGATGAAGTCCACATGTTATCTACGGCGGCCTTCAATGCCCTGCTGAAGACCCTGGAGGAGCCCCCTCCACATGCCATCTTTATCCTGGCGACGACCGAGGTACACAAGATCCCCGCTACGGTGCTTTCACGCTGCCAGCGACACGAATTTCGCCGCATCCCCGTCAAGGAGATTGTCGAGAACCTTTCCCGGCTGGCAGAAGAAGAGAAGATCTCTGCTGAGCCGGAAGCCCTCAGCCTGGTTGCCCGCCAGGCTACCGGCTCAATGCGTGATGCTATCTCGCTGCTCGACCAGCTGTCATCAGCGGGTGATAATATCACCTTGCAGCTGGCCCAGGATGTGCTGGGAACAGCTACCAGCCAGGCGGTGCTTGAAGTCATTGAAGCGATGCTCAAACGCCAGTCCGCGCAGGGGCTCGAAGCCATCCACCGCAGCCTGGATGCAGGGTCTGACCCGCGCCAGTTTGCCCGGCAGATTGTGGAATACCTGCGTGGTTTACTGCTGGTGGCCCTGGGGAATGCCACCCAGGTGGACGCCACCACCGAAGTCCGCTCGCAGATGGCACGCCATGCCCAGGCACTTACCGTCAGTGAGCTACTTCGGGTGATTCAAGCCTTCAACCAGGCCGCTACCGAAACCCGGGGCAGCTGGCAGCCTGCCTTGCCTCTCGAGATTGCCTTTATCGAGGCGATTTCCACAGGCGGCGAAACCAGTGAAAACAAGCCAGCCCAGACAACACCTTCTCCACCAACATCGACGCTGGGTCCACCTGCCAGCAAGCCTGGCAGCCTGCCTAATGGCATGCCTGGTGGCTCGCCTATTGGTAAGCCCACCGGCCTGCCCGGTGCCCCGAAGGAAACTCGTTCTGATGCGCTTGCCGTGAGTGAAATCGACCCCGAGGATGCCATCACCAGCCAGCGTCTCGACCAGAGCTGGAACCTGGTCTTGGCGCAGCTGAAACGACAGAATCCCAGCTTGAATGCGCTGGTGAATTCGGTCAAGACCCGCTCGCTAAAAGGCAATAGCCTCACCCTGGGGATGAGTGGCGACGTGCTCAAAATGCGCCTGGAAGACCCAGCCAACATTGATCTGTTGGAGAAGGTGCTTAAGCAGGTCATGGGAAGTGATATTTATGTGAAAGTGATCTTAACCTCCGCAACCCGTAGCACACCTCCCACTGAAGTGGATAGCGACGGGATGGTGGCCTCCGCCTTACGCGACCTGGGCGGTGAGATCGTGGATATTCAATAA